Proteins found in one Erythrobacter sp. 3-20A1M genomic segment:
- the cls gene encoding cardiolipin synthase, protein MNLTDPIPLAYLTLEWTIRLVMLVTVTSRRSPEEARTWLLFALFLPIPTFLFYLIAGQPKAPRWRRRRFAEGQILLARAARQIVHSRHCLRPAVSGHLESATRFVESLSRFPVLGGNAIHFLPDYEGVIDRLVEDIEQASDHVHLTTYIFADDASGDRIMSALLHAAKRGIDCRVLIDAMGSFSWASSVTRRLRSGGVAVARAFPVAFPGLGKVRADIRNHRKIVVIDGQVGYIGSQNVIDKKASSGLINKELVLRVEGPIVLELQAVFTADWFLERGEVLDRSQFFPHGRAKGKYAAQLLASGPEYPLAGAGPLVVALVHGARRSVTLTTPYFIPDESLLQALKTAAMRGVEVRIILSHASDSWLVGLAQRSYYGEFLSAGVAIYLYREGLLHAKHISIDDEIVLIGSLNLDMRSFYLNAEASLVCYDREIAVDLRMEQQRNLAVSDTLSLEAWRRRSFLATLAQNIARLFGPLL, encoded by the coding sequence ATGAACCTGACAGATCCCATTCCGCTCGCTTACCTGACGCTGGAGTGGACGATCCGCCTTGTCATGCTCGTGACTGTCACATCACGGCGCTCGCCGGAGGAAGCTCGCACCTGGCTTCTGTTCGCTCTCTTTCTTCCGATCCCGACGTTTTTATTTTATCTTATCGCCGGCCAACCGAAGGCACCGCGCTGGCGTCGGCGGCGGTTCGCCGAGGGGCAAATCCTGCTTGCGCGCGCGGCCCGGCAAATCGTCCATTCGCGCCATTGCCTGCGGCCGGCGGTGTCGGGTCATCTGGAATCAGCCACGCGCTTCGTCGAAAGCCTCAGTCGATTTCCGGTGCTGGGCGGAAATGCAATCCATTTTCTACCTGATTACGAAGGGGTAATCGATCGGCTTGTTGAGGATATCGAACAGGCAAGCGATCATGTTCATCTGACGACCTATATTTTTGCGGATGACGCAAGTGGCGACCGGATTATGTCGGCGCTGCTGCATGCCGCGAAGCGCGGGATCGATTGCCGCGTGCTGATCGATGCGATGGGTTCGTTTTCCTGGGCATCTTCCGTCACGCGCAGACTGAGGTCGGGAGGTGTCGCGGTCGCTCGCGCGTTCCCCGTCGCATTTCCAGGTTTGGGCAAGGTGCGTGCGGATATTCGCAATCATCGCAAGATCGTCGTGATCGACGGGCAGGTGGGCTACATCGGTTCGCAGAATGTTATCGACAAGAAGGCGTCCTCGGGCCTGATCAACAAGGAACTTGTCCTGCGCGTCGAAGGGCCGATCGTGCTCGAATTGCAAGCGGTCTTTACCGCCGACTGGTTTCTCGAACGAGGGGAGGTGCTCGACCGGAGCCAATTTTTTCCACATGGGCGCGCCAAGGGCAAATACGCCGCTCAGCTTCTGGCGAGCGGTCCGGAATATCCCCTGGCGGGCGCAGGTCCGTTAGTGGTTGCCCTGGTTCATGGCGCGCGGCGCAGTGTCACTTTGACGACCCCATATTTCATTCCGGATGAATCGCTTCTCCAGGCTCTGAAAACAGCCGCGATGCGCGGGGTCGAAGTGCGGATCATTCTTTCGCATGCTAGCGATTCCTGGCTCGTAGGCTTGGCGCAGCGATCCTATTATGGAGAATTTCTGAGCGCCGGGGTCGCGATCTATCTTTACCGCGAGGGGCTGCTGCATGCCAAACACATCAGTATTGACGACGAAATCGTCCTCATCGGATCGCTCAATCTCGACATGCGCTCCTTTTATCTCAATGCCGAGGCCAGCCTAGTTTGCTACGATCGAGAGATTGCTGTCGATCTCAGGATGGAACAGCAGCGCAATCTGGCCGTTAGCGATACGCTCAGCCTGGAGGCTTGGAGGAGGCGGTCCTTCCTCGCGACCTTGGCGCAGAACATTGCGCGGCTCTTCGGCCCTCTCCTTTGA
- a CDS encoding cyclopropane-fatty-acyl-phospholipid synthase family protein has product MARLRAKLGRLAHVLRPIRKAKAKANVAHHYDLSSGLYEMFLDEDWQYSCAYFGEDCDTLEDAQAAKRSHIAKKLLPEPRHRVLDIGCGWGGLAIELAQNCDAQVTGITLSEEQHRRAGVRAREQGVDDRAAFKLADYREIDEQFDRIVSVGMFEHVGAASFGTFFEAIKQNLAPRGIAVVHSIGRMEPPGGRDPWIDKYIFPDGYVPALSETLAAIERSGLWVTDIEILRLHYAETLRHWYERFQERRAAAHALYDERFCRMWEYYLAACEMMFRNGTLMVFQVQLAKERDAVPLTRDYLYSDRRKGHPHWADEALNERVEAEAVPLRVGECV; this is encoded by the coding sequence TTGGCGCGCCTGCGCGCGAAGCTGGGGCGTTTGGCGCATGTCCTGCGGCCCATCCGCAAGGCCAAGGCCAAAGCGAACGTTGCGCACCATTACGACCTTTCGAGCGGGCTCTATGAAATGTTCCTCGACGAGGATTGGCAATATTCCTGCGCCTATTTTGGCGAGGATTGTGACACGCTCGAAGACGCGCAGGCTGCCAAACGTTCGCACATTGCAAAGAAGCTCCTGCCCGAACCGAGGCACCGGGTCCTCGATATTGGTTGCGGGTGGGGCGGACTAGCGATCGAGCTGGCACAGAACTGCGATGCGCAGGTGACGGGGATCACCCTCTCGGAGGAACAGCATCGCCGCGCTGGGGTCCGCGCCCGCGAGCAGGGCGTCGATGATCGCGCAGCCTTCAAACTGGCCGATTACCGCGAAATCGACGAGCAATTCGATCGCATTGTGTCGGTGGGAATGTTTGAGCATGTCGGTGCGGCGAGCTTCGGTACCTTTTTCGAGGCGATCAAGCAGAACCTGGCGCCGCGCGGAATAGCCGTCGTACATTCGATCGGCCGCATGGAACCGCCTGGCGGGCGCGACCCGTGGATCGACAAGTACATCTTTCCGGACGGCTATGTTCCCGCCCTGTCGGAAACACTCGCGGCCATCGAGCGCAGCGGCCTTTGGGTGACCGATATCGAAATATTGCGCCTCCATTACGCAGAGACGCTGCGCCACTGGTACGAGAGATTCCAGGAGCGGCGCGCCGCGGCGCACGCACTTTACGACGAACGCTTCTGTCGGATGTGGGAATATTATCTCGCTGCCTGTGAGATGATGTTCCGCAATGGAACCCTGATGGTGTTCCAGGTGCAGCTTGCCAAGGAGCGCGACGCCGTTCCCCTGACGCGCGACTATCTCTATTCCGATCGGCGGAAGGGGCATCCGCACTGGGCGGATGAGGCGCTCAACGAGCGCGTCGAAGCCGAAGCCGTCCCGTTGCGCGTGGGCGAATGCGTATGA
- a CDS encoding glycoside hydrolase family 130 protein, protein MRMTRNPSLATESRGAQLGIMKRLPVELHPDASRVVIRPFFPADDPLALTVPERSRLQRIADRVLSMENAAVSAYLAQTLLPFVDRSYSVEKLLLARFEEINGRIIAKCSATREQALLIGAFFQQEYSYEAAALFNPSVVPHPDQSGMPPGSLRFVLSLRGVGEGHISSVTFRTGSYNVKTGLTIDAPSRQVVAHRLERDPNPSASDGSIRIVCNEGDDLSERVLFPVTAQQRNGIEDLRLVRFVEDDRSSRYLGSYTAYDGRAIAPELLTTDDFRTFNLHRMEGPGAVNKGLAFFPRRIDGKYALLCRHDDESIWLALSDNLHHWGESVTVLSPRYPWEFIKIGNCGSPIELDEGWLVITHGVGAVRNYAIGACLLDKKDPSRLLARTPEPLLRAQADERSGYVPNVVYSCGSLVHDGVLLLPYAIADSYTTFATVPIDRLLATME, encoded by the coding sequence ATGCGTATGACGCGCAATCCATCATTAGCGACTGAATCGCGCGGCGCGCAGCTCGGGATCATGAAGCGGCTGCCGGTCGAATTGCATCCCGATGCATCGAGGGTCGTCATTCGGCCGTTCTTCCCGGCTGACGATCCCCTTGCCCTGACCGTGCCGGAACGCTCGCGGCTGCAGCGGATCGCAGACAGGGTGCTCTCGATGGAAAATGCAGCCGTCTCGGCCTACCTTGCGCAGACATTGCTTCCCTTCGTGGACCGCAGCTACTCCGTCGAGAAACTCTTGCTGGCACGCTTCGAGGAAATCAACGGCCGCATCATCGCGAAATGTTCCGCTACGCGCGAACAGGCGTTGCTCATCGGCGCGTTCTTTCAGCAGGAATACTCCTACGAGGCGGCGGCGCTTTTTAATCCGAGTGTCGTACCCCATCCCGATCAGTCGGGTATGCCACCAGGCAGCCTGCGCTTTGTGCTATCGTTGCGCGGCGTGGGGGAGGGGCATATTTCGTCCGTCACGTTCAGGACCGGCAGTTACAATGTCAAAACCGGACTCACCATTGATGCGCCGAGCCGCCAGGTCGTCGCGCACCGGCTCGAGCGGGATCCAAATCCATCCGCTAGCGATGGGAGCATCCGGATCGTCTGCAACGAAGGTGATGATCTTTCCGAACGAGTTCTTTTCCCGGTTACGGCGCAGCAACGCAACGGCATCGAAGATTTGCGCCTGGTTCGCTTTGTCGAGGATGATCGCTCATCGCGCTATCTGGGCAGCTATACTGCCTATGACGGCCGGGCCATCGCGCCGGAACTTCTCACAACCGACGACTTCCGAACCTTCAATCTCCACAGAATGGAAGGACCGGGGGCGGTCAACAAGGGCCTCGCCTTTTTCCCGAGACGGATAGACGGGAAATACGCATTGCTGTGCCGCCACGACGACGAAAGCATCTGGCTGGCGCTCTCAGACAATCTTCACCATTGGGGCGAAAGCGTCACTGTCCTCTCGCCGCGCTATCCCTGGGAGTTCATCAAGATCGGCAATTGCGGCTCGCCTATCGAACTGGACGAAGGCTGGCTCGTGATCACTCATGGCGTCGGTGCAGTACGAAACTACGCCATTGGTGCGTGCCTGCTCGACAAGAAAGATCCCTCCAGACTTCTGGCGCGCACCCCCGAACCGCTGTTGCGTGCCCAAGCGGATGAACGTTCAGGCTATGTGCCCAATGTTGTCTATAGCTGCGGCAGCCTGGTGCATGACGGGGTGCTTCTTCTTCCCTACGCAATTGCGGATAGTTACACGACATTTGCCACCGTCCCCATCGACCGGCTACTTGCCACTATGGAGTGA